Part of the Verrucomicrobiota bacterium genome is shown below.
CGCACGCCATTTGGACGTTACGGCGGCGCCCTGGCCGCAATGCGAGCTGATGACCTGGCCGCAATCCCGATCCGGGCGCTGATGGAACGCAACTCGACGGTCGACTGGTCCGCCCTCGACGACGTCGTGTATGGGTGCGCGAATCAGGCCGGTGAGGACAATCGGAATGTCGGCCGTATGGCTCTTCTGCTGGCGGGGATGCCTCAGGAGGTGCCCGGCACGACCGTGAACCGGCTCTGTGGCTCAAGCATGGATGCCGCCTCGATCGCTGCGCGTGCCATCAAGTCCGGAGAAGCCGACCTGGTGATTGCCGGGGGGGTTGAAAGCATGTCGCGGGCTCCCTTTGTCCTGAACAAGGCGGAGTCGGCCTTCAGCCGTGATGCAGAGATTTTCGACACGACCATCGGCTGGCGTTTCGTCAATCCCCGAATGCATAAACTGTTTGGCTCCGACTCGATGCCGGAAACAGGCGAGAATGTCGCGGAACAATTTGGGGTCAGTCGACAGGATCAGGACGCCTTTGCGTGTCGGAGCCAACACCGCTGGGCCGCTGCACAGAAATCCGGGTACTTTGAGCGTGAAATCATCCCGGTACCGGCCCCGCAAAAGAAAGGCGAACCGAAAATCGTGCAGACGGATGAGCATCCGCGACCCGATACGACCCTTGACGTACTGGCCAAGCTCCGGCCGATCGTCAAAGCCGGCGGGACCGTGACGGCAGGGAATGCTTCTGGAGTTAACG
Proteins encoded:
- the pcaF gene encoding 3-oxoadipyl-CoA thiolase, whose protein sequence is MKEAFVCDAVRTPFGRYGGALAAMRADDLAAIPIRALMERNSTVDWSALDDVVYGCANQAGEDNRNVGRMALLLAGMPQEVPGTTVNRLCGSSMDAASIAARAIKSGEADLVIAGGVESMSRAPFVLNKAESAFSRDAEIFDTTIGWRFVNPRMHKLFGSDSMPETGENVAEQFGVSRQDQDAFACRSQHRWAAAQKSGYFEREIIPVPAPQKKGEPKIVQTDEHPRPDTTLDVLAKLRPIVKAGGTVTAGNASGVNDGACALLLASEEAVAKYHLTPRARVVRAAVAGIAPRIMGFAPAPASRKVLEKAGLKISNIDLVELNEAFAAQALAVTRDLGLPDAAEHVNPTGGAIAIGHPLGASGARLLTTAINQLHLTGTRYALCTMCIGVGQGIAVVLERC